From the Buteo buteo chromosome 1, bButBut1.hap1.1, whole genome shotgun sequence genome, one window contains:
- the SRD5A3 gene encoding polyprenal reductase isoform X2, which produces MEILDHLVGAGYHRLFNSIQLPVLTVMPCISVIHNMLLWFTHFYVVSVLWNGFLLIGLFQAEFLGGLLPSWIQHVHRFLGRDSQSEDTGNEHFSALLVLLLLWLHSCRRLAECLWTSVFSNGVIHIVQYCFGLGYYVAVGSTVLCQVPTKVRNGRELSVHICWYHIVGVTMYIWASLHQHRCLVILANLRKSKSGKVVSLSHSVPFGDWFERVSCPHYFAELLIYVSMAITLGFHNVTWWCVVMYVLFNQALAAVLCHEFYQKNFSSYPKHRKAFIPFVF; this is translated from the exons atggaaatacTGGATCACTTAGTTGGAGCTGGATATCATAGGCTGTTTAACTCCATCCAGTTACCTGTCTTGACCGTAATGCCTTGCATTTCAGTAATACATAATATGCTTTT GTGGTTTACTCACTTTTATGTGGTTTCTGTGCTCTGGAATGGCTTTCTGCTGATCGGGCTTTTCCAAGCCGAGTTCCTTGGAGGGTTGCTCCCATCATGGATTCAGCATGTACACCGCTTTCTTGGCAGAGATTCTCAGAGTGAGGACACGGGCAA TGAGCACTTCTCTGCACTCCTGGTTCTCCTGCTGCTTTGGTTGCATAGCTGTCGAAGACTAGCAGAATGCCTCTGGACCAGCGTGTTTTCCAATGGTGTCATTCACATCGTGCAGTACTGCTTTGGACTTGGTTACTACGTTGCTGTTGGCTCAACTGTGCTATGTCAAGTGCCTACTAAGGTCAGGAATG GTAGGGAGCTTTCTGTGCATATCTGCTGGTATCACATTGTAGGAGTTACAATGTACATTTGGGCCTCTCTTCACCAACACAGATGTCTTGTCATTCTAGCTAATCTTAGAAAAAGTAAATCAG GTAAGGTCGTAAGTCTGAGCCACAGTGTGCCTTTTGGAGACTGGTTTGAGAGAGTTTCATGCCCTCATTATTTTGCAGAGCTCCTCATATATGTATCTATGGCCATCACGCTTGGATTTCACAACGTGACGTGGTGGTGTGTAGTGATGTATGTTCTTTTTAACCAGGCACTGGCAGCTGTTTTGTGTCACGAGTTCTATCAGAAAAACTTTAGCTCCTACCCAAAGCATCGAAAAGCATTTATACCATTTGTTTTttag